The genomic window CGATAGTAACTTGATCCATCCTCTCGAATGCGTCGATGCAGGGTAGCATGATGGCGAGAGACAAACTGAGAACGCAGACGGATATCGCAATCGTGTGAGCGACCTATACTGTAGGTAGGTTCTCGCAAAAGTATTTCTTGTCTGCCTTTGTCATCCTCGATAATCAAGAAATGTTCTCGTTGAGGGAGTACAGATTTTTCAGCCATCGCTAAATCAACTTTAAATTAAAGTGCTTACAATTGTCTCAGGAAAGGAAGTAAAGCCACAAGAGATTAACCATGTCCCATTGCCTTTAATGACGAAATTGATAGCGAAGAAGTAAAGAGTTCGTTACCACCGTAACCGAACTAAACGCCATTAAGCCAGCAGCCAATGCAGGACTGAGGATCACCCCAAAACTGGGCAATAAAATCCCTGCAGCAATAGGGATGGCAAATGTATTATAGCCTAAAGCCCATATCAGATTTTGGCGAATTTTCCTGAAAGTCCCTAAACTAAGGTCCATAGCCGTGATGACATCGAACAGGCGATCGCTCATCAGCACAATATCGGCAGTTTCCATGGCCACTTGGGTTGACCCTTGTAAAGATATTCCTAAATTCGCTTGGGCTAAAGCCGGTGCGTCATTAATGCCATCCCCTACCATAGCGACTTTTTTGTTTTTCTGTAACGCCTCAACCATAGCGGCTTTTTCACCGGGTCGAATTTCAGCAAATACTTGACTAATATTTAACTGGGTAGCAATGGTTTGGGCAACTTGAGGATGATCCCCCGTTAACAAGATCACCTCTAAGCCCCGTTTTTGCAATTCTGAGACGGTTTGCTTGGCATCAGGTCTAAGATTATCTTTGAGGGCTAAAACGCCTTTTATCGACCCTTCTACCCCCAAATAAACCACCGTCTTTCCAGCTTGGGTTAACTCGTTGATCTTATTCTTTTCATCTTCCTCTATGATCAAACCCTTCTCTTGTAACCATCCTTCATTACCTAACCAGACAATTTTACCTTCTACGATCGCTTGAACCCCTGATCCAGCTTCGGTTTGAAAATCTTCAGCTTGAAGTAAAGATAATCCTTCCTGTTGAGCTTTTTCTAAAATAGCTAATCCGAGGGGATGGTTTGCCCCACTTTCAACCGTTGCGGCTAACTGTAACAAAGATTGAGAACTCATGCCGTCAAACGTAAAATAATCAGTGACGCTAGGATGACCCACGGTAAGGGTTCCAGTTTTATCAAAGATAACCCCATCTAACTGATGAACTTTTTCGAGGACATCTCCCCCTTTGATGAGTAGTCCTCGTTCCGAACCGATGCTGGTTCCCACTAAAATAGCGGTGGGAGTGGCCAAACCTAACGCACAAGGACAAGCTACCACTAAAACAGCGATCGCCAGCTTTAGACTCAATAACATGGGAGAGGTTGACCCCATGGCCATCTCTGTATGACTAGGGTTTAAAACTTGGGGATATGAATTAGTCCCCACGGTAAACCAAAAGAGGAAGGTGACAGAAGCTAAACCCATCACTCCGTAGGCGAAATACCCCGCTACCGTATCCGCTAACTGTTGAATGGGGGCTTTACGGGTTTGTGCCGTTTCTACGGAGGTGATAATTTGGGCTAACGTGGTATTTTCTCCGACTTGCGTGGTTTTCAGGGTAATGACCCCAGACTGGTTAAGGGTTCCTGCGATCGCTTTATCTCCTGTTTCTTTGGCTACGGGAACGGATTCCCCAGTTACTAAAGATTCATCAATGGCTGTTTTTCCTTTGACAATCTCCCCATCCACAGGTATTTTTTCCCCTGGCAAGACTTTGACATATTCCCCTACCCTCACTTGTTCGACAGGAATTTCTATGCTAGAACTGTCATCAGAGAAGGGATCACCCACCAATCTGGCTAAAGTGGGTTGTAAGGCCATTAAGGCTTCTAAAGCAGAAGAAGCGCGGTTTCTAGCTTGTTTTTCAAGAGTTCGGCCTAACAGAATGAACCCTAACAACATCACCGGTTCATCAAAAAAGCATTCCCAACCCAAACTAGGAACCAGAAAAGCTACACAGCTAGTAATATAAGCACTGAGGGTACCCAAACCGACTAACGTATTCATGTTAGCCATCCCGTGGGATAGTCCTCGCCAACCATCAATAATAATCTCTCGACCAGGAATGAGTATGGCTAGAGTTGCTAGTCCCCAATGAAACCATAAATTACTAATAATTGGAATTGTCGGCCCACCAAAATGTTCTAAGTGGCCTAAGGTTGAAAATATTAATAAAATTGCTGCGGTAACAAGATTTATTTTCTGTTGTTTTGCTTCTTCTTCTCGTCGCTGACTTTGATTCAGATGAACTTGTTGAGGGGTTAAAGTTTGTGCGCTGCGAATGTCTGAAGGAAAGCCTATTTTCGTTAATTTTTCAGCTAATGTGTCGGGTTTAACGGTTTGGGGTTCGTAATCAATGACTGCTACTTCTGTGATTAAATTGACGCAAGCTGAAATTACCCCAGACTGTTGCGTGAGTTGTCTTTCTACTGCACTCACACAACCAGCACATTTCATTCCTTGGACATCAAGGGTAACGGTTTCTACGGAGGGTTGAGGGGTTTTTGATTCAGGCTTTGAAGAGAGTTGTATCATATTTTACTATCATCAGAGATCAGTATGTTTTGCTGATCCCATTAATCTTGTTTCTTCAATTCTAGGGTAACGATAAATTTTCAACCGTTATTAAATCTGAAATTTATGTTTTCCTTATATTTTTCAATAGGATGAGTTGAGATGATAACCTTATAACAAAATATCTATTATCTGCCTACAATCATCCAAAATACGATCTTTTACTTTAGCAAGATACTCCTCTTTTTCAATATCTAATCGTGCAAGAGAATCAGGATGCCAAGTATTTCGCATTGCTTCACCAATTGGAATATCATCAGTTTCAGAAGCAACTCCTTTAAAAGTGAGGAAAGCATCATTAAGATCATCACGAATATTCAACGGTTTATCACTAATATCTAATTTATACTGAAGTCTATTTATTGTGCGACATCCTTCGATTAAATCAATCTTATTTTCAATCATCTTTTTTGCTGTCTCAATAATTTCGTATTTAATCTGATTTAATTGCTCAGAAATGTTATAATTTTGCATAATATTTTATTCTCATTATCCTAATATTTATCGAACTTTACTAAATAAACCGTACTATTATTTTAGTCGAAGTTCTATATCAACTTTATTTTGTTTAACATCATCTATACACTGTAACCAATCATTCCAAATAGCAGGATCGACAGTTTTGCCATCCGATAATGTACTCATACTACCAAGTAAACCCCCTATATCATCAGATTGTGTCATTTCATATACCTTGACCAAATAGGCATACATTGCAGCATAAGCTTCTTTCTCAGTTAAATTAATACTCATATTTCTACCAATAATAAACGATTATAGAAAGGCGATCGCTATTTATACACCAACTGTTTTGTTGGGTTTCACTTCGTTTAACCCAACCTACGAGTTAATATTCACTAATATACAATTAATTTCGATTTTATTAATAAATTGATTAACTAGGGTAGGGTGGCCAATGCCCACCTTACAATAATGTTCTTTTTTGTTTATCTTATAAAAAAAGGAAGATACTGATTAAATACCTTCCCTTTTATTGATTAATTTAATTGCGTTTTTTGGTAACTAGAAAAAAG from Crocosphaera subtropica ATCC 51142 includes these protein-coding regions:
- a CDS encoding DUF2489 domain-containing protein, coding for MQNYNISEQLNQIKYEIIETAKKMIENKIDLIEGCRTINRLQYKLDISDKPLNIRDDLNDAFLTFKGVASETDDIPIGEAMRNTWHPDSLARLDIEKEEYLAKVKDRILDDCRQIIDILL
- a CDS encoding heavy metal translocating P-type ATPase; translation: MIQLSSKPESKTPQPSVETVTLDVQGMKCAGCVSAVERQLTQQSGVISACVNLITEVAVIDYEPQTVKPDTLAEKLTKIGFPSDIRSAQTLTPQQVHLNQSQRREEEAKQQKINLVTAAILLIFSTLGHLEHFGGPTIPIISNLWFHWGLATLAILIPGREIIIDGWRGLSHGMANMNTLVGLGTLSAYITSCVAFLVPSLGWECFFDEPVMLLGFILLGRTLEKQARNRASSALEALMALQPTLARLVGDPFSDDSSSIEIPVEQVRVGEYVKVLPGEKIPVDGEIVKGKTAIDESLVTGESVPVAKETGDKAIAGTLNQSGVITLKTTQVGENTTLAQIITSVETAQTRKAPIQQLADTVAGYFAYGVMGLASVTFLFWFTVGTNSYPQVLNPSHTEMAMGSTSPMLLSLKLAIAVLVVACPCALGLATPTAILVGTSIGSERGLLIKGGDVLEKVHQLDGVIFDKTGTLTVGHPSVTDYFTFDGMSSQSLLQLAATVESGANHPLGLAILEKAQQEGLSLLQAEDFQTEAGSGVQAIVEGKIVWLGNEGWLQEKGLIIEEDEKNKINELTQAGKTVVYLGVEGSIKGVLALKDNLRPDAKQTVSELQKRGLEVILLTGDHPQVAQTIATQLNISQVFAEIRPGEKAAMVEALQKNKKVAMVGDGINDAPALAQANLGISLQGSTQVAMETADIVLMSDRLFDVITAMDLSLGTFRKIRQNLIWALGYNTFAIPIAAGILLPSFGVILSPALAAGLMAFSSVTVVTNSLLLRYQFRH